In Pseudophryne corroboree isolate aPseCor3 chromosome 3, aPseCor3.hap2, whole genome shotgun sequence, a genomic segment contains:
- the LOC135056378 gene encoding uncharacterized protein LOC135056378, whose translation MDANREFWAGFIDLYQANECLWRVGTRDYANRGKKNLAYQQLARYSLAQDSGADIKWVKRKIQNLRTVFLKEHRKYKDSQRSGAGSDQVKKPTLWYYDLMKFVLDEEPSRTARSTEEPNTPEMFEPEEEESVDPLSSRELDVEPAVDEPADQATVRPELEESEAAMGTPQLPARRRCRPAIPRRSVSSSRSDTILTQAEEVLKNRPDRFEAIGDHLACELREMNPTQQKYAQRLVYAIISHGQDDELTNHSGVVLDTRQVPSTSYAPPPTHPPMYSAPVIPPQQYPTYPAPGYQMPQSPFPGTSSGGVFTTLLSAHSTVQGDLNF comes from the exons ATGGATGCAAACCGTGAATTCTGGGCTGGATTCATCGATCTCTACCAGGCCAATGAGTGCTTGTGGCGTGTGGGAACAAGGGATTACGCCAACAGAGGAAAGAAAAATCTGGCATACCAGCAATTGGCCAGGTACAGCCTTGCCCAAGATAGTGGTGCCGACATCAAGTGGGTGAAGAGGAAGATCCAGAATCTGAGGACAGTATTTCTTAAGGAGCACAGGAAATACAAAGATTCCCAACGTTCAGGAGCGGGGTCAGATCAAGTCAAGAAGCCAACATTATGGTATTATGACTTGATGAAGTTCGTATTGGATGAGGAGCCTTCGAGGACAGCGCGGAGCACGGAGGAGCCGAACACGCCCGAGATGTTCGAGCCTGAGGAAGAGGAGAGTGTGGATCCG CTGTCTTCGAGGGAGCTGGACGTGGAACCTGCAGTGGATGAGCCGGCAGACCAAGCCACTGTAAGGCCGGAGCTGGAGGAGAGTGAGGCGGCGATGGGAACACCCCAGCTTCCGGCTAGAAGGAGATGCCGGCCAGCTATCCCTAGAAGATCTGTCTCGTCCAGCAGGTCAGATACAATTCTGACGCAGGCAGAGGAGGTCCTAAAAAACAGACCGGATAGATTTGAAGCTATTGGAGACCATTTAGCATGTGAGTTGCGGGAGATGAACCCCACTCAGCAAAAATACGCCCAGCGTCTGGTATATGCCATTATATCACATGGCCAGGATGATGAATTGACCAACCACAGTGGCGTTGTGTTAGATACCAGACAGGTGCCTAGTACATCTTATgcccctcccccaactcacccTCCCATGTATTCTGCGCCGGTAATTCCTCCTCAACAATACCCCACATATCCTGCTCCGGGTTACCAAATGCCACAATCCCCCTTCCCTGGCACCTCTTCAGGTGGAGTGTTCACCACTCTGTTGAGTGCACACTCCACTGTTCAAGGCGACCtaaatttttaa